From Streptomyces asiaticus, one genomic window encodes:
- a CDS encoding type I polyketide synthase, with the protein MDNDEKLVRYLKRVTADLHQARQRLTEIEEARSEPIAIVGMACRLPGGVTTPEELWDLVVSGGDAVGGFPEDRGWDLENLFDPDPDHPGTSYVREGGFLRDAGEFDAGFFGISPREALAMDPQQRLLLETSWEALERAGIDPTALRGKDIGVYFGTLNQDYATDVDTVPEGVEGYLMTGSSASVLTGRVAYELGFEGPAMTIDTACSSSLVGLHLAAQALRSGECSMALAGGATVMSTPSAFVGFSRQRGMAEDGRCKSFAASADGTGWAEGVGVLVVERLSDAERRGHRVLAVVRGSAVNQDGASNGLTAPNGPSQQRVIQQALAGAGLVAGDVDAVEGHGTGTTLGDPIEVQALMATYGQDRPAGRPLWLGSLKSNIGHAQAAAGVAGVIKMVLALRHGVLPRTLHVDEPSPQVDWSAGAVELLTEERVWPEVGRPRRVGVSGFGVSGTNAHVILEQAPESAVEVVPVSEVPGGVVPLVVSGRGGAGLRGQARRLLDFVERRPEVELGHLARSLATSRAGLSERAVVLAGDRSEALAGLAAVAGGEVVGSDVVGRADAQGRVAFVFPGQGAQWVGMGAELLESSVVFAEGLRECAGVLDPLTGWSLVDVVRGVGGGVSLDRVDVVQPVSFAVMVGLARVWLAAGVVPSVVVGHSQGEIAAACVAGGLSLGDAARVVVLRSRAIAAGLSGLGGMVSLAVGVEEAGRLVEGWSGRVEVAAVNGPLSVVVAGEPEALGELVVECEGVGVRARWVDVDYASHTAQVEAIEGELARSLSQVRPVSSRIPFFSTVEGEWLDTAELDAGYWYRNLRSTVRFAPSIERLLEEGFRAFVEVSAHPVLTMSIEAAAERVDAGPVVVTGTLRRGEGGMRRVLTSLAEAYVRGVPVDWTALLGDIPAHVAVDLPTYAFQHQHYWLGRRGESVDAAALGLARAEHPLLGAVTELPESGGLLFTSRLSLRTHPWLADHAAAGTVLLPGAAFVELAVRAGDEVGCGVVEELVVEAPLTLPERDGVQLRVSVGVEDDSGRRPVAVHSRGQDGGIDTPWTRHISGTLAQDTPDDLDAGLTQWPPAGAVAVPEERVLGIYEELEANGYGYGPAFRGLRAAWTRGDEIYAEVALSEELSAEATAFGLHPALLDAALHATAFRDRTDDQVGPALPFAYRGVSLHASGASALRVRITPNGKDGVGLRLADPSGAAVAVVESLVSRPMPAALLDAATQATTDQMFLVGWEQLRVDAADVPLDTVSVHTAQDVRQLATRTDASAESPPVLLYEIGPGDAVSDDTGAARAHELAGQVLDVLRVWLTEPTLEDSRLVMLTRGAVGVRDTDPVDPAVAAAWGLVGTAQSENPGRILLLDADDTPASTEALPILLPALLAGDEPQLALRAGVCHQRRLTRATADEALVAPEGEPAWQLGTRGPGTLEGLALLPSPDALAPLPPGHVRIETRAAGLNFRDVLMALGMYPGEISIGNEGAGVVREVGPGVTRFAPGDRVMGLFEGAGGPLAVADCLTLVHMPEGWSFEQAAAVPCVFLTAYFGLRDLARLERGESVLIHAAAGGVGMAAVQLARHWGAEVYGTASPAKWDAAHTAGVPDGRLANSRTLEFEQRFFEMTGGRGFDVVLDALAGDFVDASLRLLPRGGRFIEMGKSDIRDAEEVGTQHPGVAYRAFDLAEAGGERIQRMLTELVDLFEKGVLTPPPVTVWDIRRAPAAFRFMSRAQHIGKNVFTVPRRLDPDGTVLITGGTGSLGKVAARRLVTEHGVRNLVLTSRSGPQAAGAAELERELTSLGARVRIAACDVADRDALAGLLSSLPEDAPLTAVVHSAGALDDGVITALTRERLDTVFAPKVDAALHLHELTRRLDLAAFVLFSSAAGTLGSSGQGSYVAANAFLDALAHRRRAEGLPGISLGWGLWAQGAGVGLTGHLTDADQQRMARGGVAGLSEGEGGALFDTALRMPQSVVLPMKLDLGALRTQAATGPVPPLLRGLVRQSRRIARTAADLDAFTQRLTRATPEEQEQILLGLVCREAARVLGHASTHAIGPDLAFNEIGFDSLTAVELRNRLGNHTGIRLPATLVFDYPTPIALMRHLRTKLCPDAPPAQSLAGSEEELRRVLAGTPLSRFQELGILDTLMALVREPEAAQQADGQAADGQPAAAIADMDVASLVQRAMSKAGK; encoded by the coding sequence GTGGACAACGACGAGAAGCTGGTCCGATACCTCAAGCGGGTGACCGCCGATCTGCACCAGGCGCGGCAGCGGCTCACCGAGATCGAGGAAGCGCGGTCGGAGCCGATCGCGATCGTGGGGATGGCGTGTCGGTTGCCGGGTGGGGTGACCACGCCGGAGGAGCTGTGGGACCTGGTGGTGTCCGGTGGTGACGCGGTCGGTGGGTTTCCGGAGGACCGTGGCTGGGATCTGGAGAACCTCTTCGACCCGGATCCGGATCACCCGGGTACCAGCTATGTCCGCGAGGGTGGCTTTCTGCGCGATGCGGGGGAGTTCGACGCGGGCTTCTTCGGGATCTCGCCGCGCGAGGCGCTGGCGATGGATCCGCAGCAGCGGCTGTTGCTCGAGACGTCATGGGAGGCGTTGGAGCGCGCCGGGATCGATCCAACGGCCCTGCGTGGCAAGGACATCGGTGTCTACTTCGGCACCCTCAACCAGGACTACGCCACGGACGTGGACACGGTCCCCGAGGGCGTCGAGGGCTATCTGATGACGGGCAGTTCGGCGAGTGTGCTCACTGGCCGGGTGGCCTACGAGCTGGGGTTCGAGGGCCCTGCGATGACGATCGACACGGCGTGCTCCTCCTCCCTGGTGGGCCTGCACCTGGCCGCGCAGGCGCTGCGGTCGGGCGAGTGCTCGATGGCGCTGGCCGGAGGGGCCACCGTCATGTCCACTCCCAGCGCCTTCGTCGGCTTCTCGCGACAGCGCGGCATGGCCGAAGACGGCCGCTGCAAGTCGTTCGCGGCCTCGGCGGATGGCACGGGGTGGGCCGAGGGTGTGGGTGTGCTGGTGGTGGAGCGGCTGTCGGATGCGGAGCGGCGTGGGCATCGGGTGTTGGCGGTGGTGCGGGGTAGTGCGGTGAACCAGGACGGTGCGTCGAATGGTCTGACGGCGCCGAATGGTCCGTCGCAGCAGCGGGTGATTCAGCAGGCGTTGGCGGGTGCCGGGTTGGTGGCGGGCGATGTGGATGCCGTCGAGGGCCATGGCACGGGCACCACGCTGGGTGATCCGATCGAGGTCCAGGCATTGATGGCGACCTACGGCCAGGATCGGCCTGCGGGGCGTCCGTTGTGGTTGGGATCGTTGAAGTCGAATATTGGTCATGCGCAGGCGGCTGCGGGTGTGGCTGGTGTGATCAAGATGGTGTTGGCGTTGCGGCATGGGGTGTTGCCGAGGACGTTGCATGTGGATGAGCCTTCGCCGCAGGTGGATTGGTCGGCGGGTGCGGTGGAGTTGCTGACGGAGGAGCGGGTGTGGCCGGAGGTGGGGCGTCCGCGTCGGGTGGGGGTGTCGGGGTTTGGGGTGAGTGGGACGAACGCTCACGTGATTTTGGAGCAGGCGCCGGAGTCGGCGGTCGAGGTGGTGCCGGTGTCGGAGGTTCCGGGTGGTGTGGTGCCGTTGGTGGTGTCGGGGCGTGGTGGTGCGGGGTTGCGGGGACAGGCACGGCGGCTGCTGGACTTTGTGGAGCGACGGCCGGAAGTGGAACTGGGCCATCTGGCACGTTCCCTGGCGACATCACGGGCAGGGCTGTCGGAACGTGCGGTGGTGCTGGCGGGGGACCGGAGTGAGGCGCTGGCGGGGTTGGCGGCCGTGGCCGGGGGCGAGGTGGTCGGTAGCGATGTGGTGGGACGGGCGGATGCGCAGGGTCGGGTGGCGTTTGTCTTTCCTGGTCAGGGGGCGCAGTGGGTGGGGATGGGTGCGGAGTTGTTGGAGTCGAGTGTGGTGTTTGCGGAGGGGCTTCGGGAGTGTGCGGGGGTGTTGGATCCGTTGACGGGGTGGTCGTTGGTGGATGTGGTGCGGGGTGTTGGGGGTGGTGTGTCGTTGGATCGGGTGGATGTGGTGCAGCCGGTGTCGTTTGCGGTGATGGTGGGGTTGGCGCGGGTGTGGTTGGCGGCTGGTGTGGTGCCGTCGGTGGTGGTGGGGCATTCGCAGGGGGAGATTGCGGCGGCGTGTGTGGCGGGTGGGTTGTCGTTGGGGGATGCGGCGCGGGTGGTGGTGTTGCGGAGTCGTGCGATCGCGGCGGGGTTGTCGGGCTTGGGTGGGATGGTGTCGCTGGCTGTGGGTGTGGAGGAGGCGGGGCGGTTGGTTGAGGGGTGGTCGGGTCGGGTTGAGGTTGCGGCGGTCAATGGGCCGTTGTCGGTGGTGGTGGCTGGTGAGCCGGAGGCGTTGGGGGAGTTGGTGGTGGAGTGTGAGGGCGTGGGGGTGCGGGCGCGGTGGGTGGATGTGGATTATGCCTCGCATACGGCGCAGGTGGAGGCGATCGAGGGTGAGCTGGCCCGGTCGTTGTCGCAGGTCCGGCCGGTGTCTTCACGTATTCCGTTCTTCTCCACGGTGGAGGGGGAGTGGCTGGACACGGCTGAGTTGGATGCCGGGTACTGGTATCGGAATCTGCGGAGCACGGTCCGGTTCGCCCCGTCCATTGAGCGGCTGCTGGAGGAGGGCTTCCGGGCGTTTGTTGAGGTGAGTGCGCATCCGGTGCTGACGATGAGCATTGAGGCGGCGGCGGAGCGGGTGGATGCCGGACCGGTGGTGGTGACCGGGACACTGCGCCGGGGCGAGGGTGGTATGCGCCGTGTGCTCACCTCCCTGGCCGAGGCGTACGTACGTGGTGTCCCCGTCGACTGGACCGCCCTGCTCGGCGACATTCCCGCGCACGTCGCGGTGGATCTGCCGACCTACGCCTTCCAACACCAGCACTACTGGCTGGGACGGCGAGGCGAATCAGTGGACGCGGCCGCGCTCGGGCTTGCGCGGGCCGAGCACCCACTGCTGGGCGCCGTGACCGAACTGCCCGAGTCAGGGGGCTTGTTGTTCACCTCCCGCCTGTCGCTCCGTACGCATCCATGGCTGGCCGACCACGCGGCGGCGGGCACGGTGTTGCTGCCCGGGGCGGCGTTCGTGGAGCTGGCGGTGCGCGCCGGTGACGAAGTCGGCTGTGGTGTCGTCGAAGAGCTCGTCGTCGAAGCACCGCTCACCCTGCCAGAGCGCGACGGTGTGCAGCTGCGGGTGAGCGTCGGCGTGGAGGACGATTCCGGCCGACGCCCCGTGGCAGTGCACTCACGCGGCCAGGACGGCGGCATCGACACCCCCTGGACCCGCCACATCAGCGGCACCCTGGCCCAGGACACCCCCGATGACCTGGACGCGGGCCTGACACAGTGGCCCCCCGCCGGGGCGGTGGCGGTCCCGGAGGAGCGGGTGCTCGGCATCTACGAGGAGCTGGAGGCGAACGGTTACGGATACGGCCCGGCCTTCCGCGGTCTGCGTGCCGCGTGGACGCGGGGCGACGAGATCTACGCCGAGGTGGCCCTGTCGGAGGAGCTGTCGGCCGAAGCCACCGCGTTCGGGCTGCATCCCGCACTGCTCGACGCGGCCCTGCACGCCACCGCGTTCCGCGACCGTACTGATGACCAGGTGGGGCCCGCGTTGCCGTTCGCCTATCGCGGAGTGTCCCTGCACGCTTCCGGCGCTTCGGCACTTCGCGTGCGTATCACACCCAACGGCAAGGATGGCGTGGGCCTTCGGCTGGCTGATCCCAGTGGGGCGGCGGTGGCGGTGGTCGAGTCGTTGGTGTCGCGGCCGATGCCTGCGGCGCTGCTGGACGCCGCCACACAGGCCACGACCGACCAGATGTTCCTCGTAGGGTGGGAGCAGTTGCGGGTCGACGCCGCCGACGTACCGCTTGACACCGTCTCCGTACACACCGCGCAGGACGTACGGCAGTTGGCCACTCGAACCGACGCGTCGGCCGAGTCGCCGCCGGTGCTGCTGTACGAGATCGGCCCCGGTGATGCCGTAAGCGACGACACCGGCGCGGCCCGCGCGCATGAGCTGGCGGGCCAAGTGCTGGACGTGCTCCGGGTGTGGCTGACCGAGCCCACGCTGGAGGACTCGCGTTTGGTGATGCTGACGCGGGGTGCCGTAGGAGTGCGGGACACCGACCCGGTCGATCCGGCGGTCGCCGCGGCCTGGGGGCTGGTCGGCACCGCGCAGTCGGAGAACCCCGGGCGGATCCTGCTCCTCGACGCGGACGACACACCGGCCTCCACTGAGGCCCTGCCCATCCTTCTACCCGCCCTGCTCGCCGGAGACGAACCACAGCTCGCACTACGCGCGGGCGTCTGCCACCAACGCCGTCTGACCCGGGCGACGGCCGATGAGGCGCTGGTGGCGCCCGAGGGAGAACCCGCGTGGCAGCTGGGCACCCGCGGCCCGGGGACACTGGAGGGCCTGGCGCTGCTGCCGTCGCCGGATGCCTTGGCGCCACTGCCACCCGGCCATGTCCGGATCGAGACACGTGCCGCGGGACTCAACTTCCGCGATGTGCTGATGGCGCTGGGCATGTACCCCGGCGAGATCAGCATCGGCAACGAGGGCGCGGGCGTGGTCAGGGAGGTCGGCCCGGGTGTCACCCGCTTCGCTCCGGGCGACCGGGTCATGGGACTCTTCGAGGGCGCGGGCGGCCCCCTCGCCGTCGCCGACTGCCTCACCCTCGTCCACATGCCCGAGGGGTGGTCCTTCGAGCAGGCGGCCGCGGTCCCCTGCGTGTTCCTCACCGCCTACTTCGGGCTGCGGGACCTGGCACGGCTGGAGCGCGGGGAGTCGGTCCTCATCCATGCGGCAGCCGGCGGCGTGGGCATGGCCGCGGTGCAGCTGGCGCGGCATTGGGGCGCCGAGGTCTACGGAACGGCGAGCCCGGCCAAGTGGGACGCCGCACACACCGCCGGTGTCCCGGACGGCCGACTGGCCAACTCCCGGACGCTGGAGTTCGAGCAGCGGTTCTTCGAGATGACCGGTGGCCGTGGCTTCGATGTGGTGCTGGACGCCCTCGCCGGAGACTTCGTGGACGCCTCACTCCGGTTGCTGCCCAGGGGCGGGCGGTTCATCGAGATGGGCAAGAGCGATATCCGGGATGCCGAAGAGGTGGGCACTCAGCACCCCGGCGTTGCCTATCGGGCATTCGACCTGGCCGAAGCCGGCGGCGAGCGCATCCAGCGGATGCTGACCGAGCTGGTCGACCTCTTCGAGAAGGGGGTGCTGACCCCGCCACCGGTGACCGTATGGGACATCCGGCGCGCTCCGGCCGCATTCCGCTTCATGAGCCGGGCACAGCACATCGGTAAGAACGTGTTCACCGTGCCGCGTCGACTCGACCCGGACGGCACTGTGCTCATCACGGGTGGCACCGGATCGCTGGGGAAGGTGGCCGCTCGGCGCCTGGTGACCGAGCACGGCGTACGGAATCTGGTGCTGACCAGCCGGAGCGGACCCCAGGCCGCCGGCGCCGCCGAACTGGAGCGGGAACTGACCTCGCTCGGCGCACGAGTACGGATCGCCGCCTGCGATGTCGCGGACCGCGACGCCCTGGCGGGGTTGCTGTCCTCGCTGCCCGAAGACGCGCCACTGACTGCCGTGGTGCACAGCGCGGGAGCACTGGACGACGGAGTGATCACCGCCTTGACCAGGGAGCGGCTGGACACGGTCTTCGCCCCGAAGGTGGACGCCGCACTCCATCTGCACGAGCTGACCCGGCGGCTGGATCTGGCGGCCTTCGTCCTGTTCTCCTCGGCCGCGGGGACGCTCGGCAGCTCGGGGCAGGGGAGCTATGTGGCGGCCAACGCCTTCCTGGATGCCTTGGCACATCGGCGCCGCGCCGAGGGGCTCCCGGGCATCTCCCTGGGATGGGGGCTCTGGGCACAGGGCGCGGGGGTCGGGCTGACCGGCCACCTCACCGACGCCGACCAGCAGCGCATGGCACGCGGGGGCGTGGCCGGGCTGTCGGAGGGCGAAGGCGGGGCGCTGTTCGACACCGCACTGCGGATGCCCCAGTCGGTGGTGCTTCCGATGAAGCTGGATCTGGGCGCACTGCGAACCCAGGCCGCCACCGGACCGGTGCCACCGTTGCTCCGTGGCCTCGTCCGGCAGAGCCGGCGCATCGCTCGGACGGCCGCCGATCTGGATGCCTTCACCCAGCGCCTGACCAGGGCCACGCCCGAGGAACAGGAGCAGATCCTGCTCGGCCTGGTCTGCCGCGAGGCGGCTCGGGTACTGGGCCACGCCTCCACCCATGCCATCGGGCCGGACCTGGCGTTCAACGAAATCGGCTTCGACTCCCTCACGGCGGTGGAACTGCGCAACCGGCTGGGCAACCACACCGGGATACGGCTCCCGGCCACGCTGGTCTTCGACTATCCGACGCCCATCGCCCTGATGCGCCACTTGCGGACGAAGCTCTGCCCGGACGCGCCACCTGCGCAGAGTCTCGCTGGGAGCGAGGAGGAGCTGCGCCGTGTGCTGGCCGGCACACCGCTGAGCCGCTTCCAGGAGCTGGGCATCCTCGACACCCTCATGGCGCTGGTCCGAGAGCCCGAAGCGGCGCAGCAGGCGGATGGGCAGGCGGCGGACGGGCAACCGGCTGCCGCGATCGCCGATATGGATGTCGCCAGTCTGGTGCAACGAGCCATGAGCAAGGCCGGGAAGTAA